A stretch of DNA from Candidatus Palauibacter polyketidifaciens:
CTGGGCGTCGGGCACCGTCTTGTGCGCGACCACCATGCCCACCGACGGGATGACCGTGATGAACTGGCCGTAGGCGCCACGCCCGCTGTACGCCCCCTCGAATCCCTCCGGCACCGCGGGGCCGTCCCACACCCACCACATGTACCCGTATCCGAACTCGCCTCCGCGCAGGCCCTCCGGATTCATCTCCCCGGAGGGCGTGACCACGCTCGTGATGCGCTCGGCCCACCCCTGCGGCAACACGCGCGCTTCCCCCCACACGCCGCCAAGAAGCATGACGTGGCCGATGCGAGCCATGTCGCGCGTGGAGAGGACCATGTGGTAGGCGAGATTCCGGGAGCGCGCCGCGTCCCCCGACTTGCGGTGGATCGACCGGTCCCAGTCCTCAAACCCGAGCGGCAGGGCGAGGTCCGTTTCCAGCGCGTCGTAGATGTTGCGGCCGGTGAGCTGCTCGAAGACGGCCCCGGCCGCGTTGAAGTCCCAGTTGCTGTACAGGTAGTAGGTGCCGGGTTCCTGCGAGC
This window harbors:
- a CDS encoding serine hydrolase, which encodes SQEPGTYYLYSNWDFNAAGAVFEQLTGRNIYDALETDLALPLGFEDWDRSIHRKSGDAARSRNLAYHMVLSTRDMARIGHVMLLGGVWGEARVLPQGWAERITSVVTPSGEMNPEGLRGGEFGYGYMWWVWDGPAVPEGFEGAYSGRGAYGQFITVIPSVGMVVAHKTVPDAQTPWSDYMGILTRLVAAHCGADC